Part of the Falsibacillus pallidus genome, ATGGTCTACTGTCTCCGGGTTGTCGAAACCCCACCCATCGACAAAATGAACCGATCCAATCACATAGTCCCATTGGTATAAATCTAAAATTTCTTTGAGTTCCGCCTCGCATCCCGGAAAGAAGTCTGCTTCGATTCCGAGGCGCAATTGAATTCCCTGCTCTGCCCATTTTGCCTTTTGACCTTCGATAAACTGGACAAAGTCCCCCATATTTTCGGTCATTACCTGCTTCAGCCATTTGTGCTGCAATCTGCCTAAATCAGAATCACCGATATCCATATATTTTTCAAAGTAGCTTTTTGTTTCAACAAATCGATATAAATGGTCTACAATACCAACTTCAGTCAAACCAAGTTCCTTTGCTTTAAACAGGTATAAATCAAGCCACTCGGATGAGTATGCCCCTTTGTTCAGCCGGTCTGACAATAATCGATGCCTTGATTGCATCCATGCCAGTCCATTCTTCAATTCATTCTCAGGGTGAAAATGTTCGATTGCTTTGTTTGTCCTTTCCAGCCAGCGAAAAGAGTAAGGCCCCTCTTCAAGATGCACATGATAATCTACTGTCATTGAACCTTCCTCCTTATGGTGATATCCATTTCAACGAATCCTCAGAAATATAATCAATCCACTCATTCGGCATAGGCTTGTCGCAGATGATGTAATCAAAATCATTCAGAGCACTGATTCGGCAAAAAGAAGAACTTCCCAACTTAGAGGAATCCGTCAATAAAAAACATTCCCTTGCTTGTTTCATGACAGACTCAGTAATGATCGACTCTTCTAAATCGTAGTCATACACATCATTGACTGTGACACCCCCGCAAGACAAAAATGCCTTATCAAAATGGAAGTGATTAAGCATTTTTTTTGTCAAAGTCCCTGCTACTGATTTTTGCTCGGGGTTAGAATTACCCCCAAGGACAATCAATTTTCCATCAAACATTTTATTTTCCAAACGTCTGTTGATGATTTCAGCGGCAGCTAAAGAGTTCGTGACAATCGTTACCCTCTGCAGCCCGTTTAAAGAGTTCGCTAATTGATAGGTCGTCGTCCCAACATCCAACATAATGGTATCTCCGTTATTTACATATCTGGATGCCAGTTTTCCGATTTTCTTTTTTTCTTCAAGCTGTACATTCATTTTTTGCCTGAACATAGGTTCACTTATATTAGGGGTATATTTCACCGCACCACCATGAACACGGGTGAGCTTTTTTTCAGCTTCCAGCAAATCAAGATCTTTTCGAATCGTTTCGGGTGTTACCGCCATCTTTTCTGCTAAATGAGAGACGATTATTTTTCCGCGATCCTCTATCTCTTTTAAAATGGTCCGGTGGCGCTCAGAAAGGAATACACTCATGCCAGCTGAATCACATCCTCTTGTGGAAGGAATAGTTCAACCTTTTGATTTGCCCTCCAATCAATCCCGCTTTGCTGGAGTAAGTCAGCCGAGAATTGGATTCCATTCGCCTCAAGTTCATATCGGACAATGTTCCCAAGAACTGCAACATCCTTTATTTCCGCTTCCAACATAATGGCATTCTCTCTTTCATTCAGCAGAAATGCTTCCGGCCGGATTGCATACATCATTCCACTGCCTGGTGCACTGCCGAATAATTGAACCATTTCGTCTTTTTCGAGGACATTGTAGCTCCCGATGAATCGGGCTACAAATTCTGTGGCAGGATGCTTATAAAGGTCCTGCGGGTTGCCGTTTTGAACGATTTCCCCTTTATTAAGGATAAAAATCCGATCACTGACAAGCATAGCCTCTTCCTGGTCATGTGTAACAAGAATCATCGTGATCCCAAGTCTTTGTTGAATGTCCCGAAGCAGCTTCTGCAAGTTTTTCCTGATCTGAGCATCCAGTGCACTTAATGGTTCGTCCAATAATAAAACCTTTGGCTCCACTACAATACTTCTTGCCAACGCAACCCGCTGCTGTTGTCCTCCGGATAGCTCATGAGGGTAGGCATTTTCCTTCCCATCCAATCCAACCAGCCTGATCATATTCATTACTCGCTCATTCAGCTGCTGTTTCTCTATCTTTTTCATTTTCAGACCAAAGGCAACATTTTCATAGACGTTCATATTTGGAAAAAGGGCATAAGATTGAAATACCATCCCTACTCCCCGTTCCTTAGGGGACACATGGGTGACATCGACCCCGTCTATGAAAATAGATCCCTCATCAGCTGAGACCAATCCCGCAGCGATTCTTAGAAGGGTGCTCTTTCCACAGCCGCTTGGACCAAGCAGCGTGATGAATTCACCTTTATGAATTGTAAGGTTCATATTCTTTAAAACTTTTTGGCCATCAAATGCTTTTTGGATGTTATTTATCGTAATGAAACTCATATTATAACGACTCCTTTTTTCGCTGAGTAAATTTAACGACCAGGCTTGATAGGATTGCAATGAATAAGAAATAGCAAACAACAATGGCACTTGCAAAATGTCCACTTTTGCTTAACTGCTGATAAAGGAAAATTTGAACCGTTTCATAGCTTCCTCCAAGCAATAAATTCGCGAGGACAAATTCTCCAAATAAAATCGAAAATGATAGAAGCGCAGAAACGAGAATTCCCGTTAAAATATTAGGAACAATGATTTTCAAAAAAGCGGTAAATTTAGATGCTCCAAGGAGCTCTGCCGCTTCCATCAGGGTTCCTGCATGAATATTCCTAAGACTATTTCTCGTTCCTTGATACATATAAGGCATGATGCCGACCAAATAGGCTCCGATTGTTATCACTACCATCGAAACGCCTGCATGTGCGTATGCTTTCAACAAACCAACTGCCATAATGACTCCCGGCATGGCATATGTCAAAAGCACGATCCCTTGCAGCAATTTCTCCAGCCTTGGCGCATAAACAACGATTACAAAGATCGCCGGTACCATGATGAGGGCTGAAATGAGTGTAGCCCCGGCTGATAACATAAGTGAATGCAGGACAGCATTGCTGAATTCAGCATGACTAAAGAGCTTTGTATACCATTGAAACGTGATTCCTTCCGGTAAAACCGTTTTATTCCATTTCGTTGAAACAGAATAGAGGAATGTAGCTGCCAAGGGCAAAAGAAGATATAAGAATACAACGCCCATGGGAATGAATGAAGCACTTTTCTTTTTCATCCTACATCCCTCCTTACTTTTCTCATCAGCCATTCATTGATCATCATGGCAAAAATCAAGATAAGGCCCAGCAGGACCGCCAAAGCACTTCCCAGCTCCGGCTGTGCAAATATATCACCGGAAATCAGCGCTCCTATTCTGATGGTGGCAAGGTTATAAGTACTTCCTGTCAGGGCATAAGCCGAAGCATAAGCCCCCATTGCATTTGCAAAAAGGATGCTGGATGTCCCGGCAATGCTTGGAAGCAGAATCGGCATTCCAATGCGTCTCCAGAACTGCAGCGGGGATGCCCCCAATAATGATGCAGATTCTTTCCACTGCCCCTGAATGCCATGGAAGGCTGGAAACATAAGCATGACTGCAAGCGGCAATTGAAAGTAGACATAGATCAGGATAAGCCCTGTCCAAGAATATAGATTGAAATGCTGCAGGAAAGCGATGTTCAATTCTTTTGCCAGTATTGTGAAGACTCCGCTGTTTCCAAGCAGGACAATGAAGGCAAATGACAAAGGGATCCCGGCAAAGTTGGATGTCAGGTTCGCCATGACAAGGATTCTGTCCTGAATTTTCTTTTT contains:
- a CDS encoding histidinol phosphate phosphatase domain-containing protein, whose amino-acid sequence is MTVDYHVHLEEGPYSFRWLERTNKAIEHFHPENELKNGLAWMQSRHRLLSDRLNKGAYSSEWLDLYLFKAKELGLTEVGIVDHLYRFVETKSYFEKYMDIGDSDLGRLQHKWLKQVMTENMGDFVQFIEGQKAKWAEQGIQLRLGIEADFFPGCEAELKEILDLYQWDYVIGSVHFVDGWGFDNPETVDHFSKYDLHDLYQRFFAIVEQAVRSGLFDFAAHLDNLKVFGMRPDETDLIPHYQRIAAALSETDTATEVNAGLYYRYPIKEMCPSPLFLKELIDAGVAFTTSSDSHFPDDLGKYVDQNTKLLESLGKTRIAGFKVRKRLYSPVK
- a CDS encoding DeoR/GlpR family DNA-binding transcription regulator codes for the protein MSVFLSERHRTILKEIEDRGKIIVSHLAEKMAVTPETIRKDLDLLEAEKKLTRVHGGAVKYTPNISEPMFRQKMNVQLEEKKKIGKLASRYVNNGDTIMLDVGTTTYQLANSLNGLQRVTIVTNSLAAAEIINRRLENKMFDGKLIVLGGNSNPEQKSVAGTLTKKMLNHFHFDKAFLSCGGVTVNDVYDYDLEESIITESVMKQARECFLLTDSSKLGSSSFCRISALNDFDYIICDKPMPNEWIDYISEDSLKWISP
- a CDS encoding ABC transporter ATP-binding protein encodes the protein MSFITINNIQKAFDGQKVLKNMNLTIHKGEFITLLGPSGCGKSTLLRIAAGLVSADEGSIFIDGVDVTHVSPKERGVGMVFQSYALFPNMNVYENVAFGLKMKKIEKQQLNERVMNMIRLVGLDGKENAYPHELSGGQQQRVALARSIVVEPKVLLLDEPLSALDAQIRKNLQKLLRDIQQRLGITMILVTHDQEEAMLVSDRIFILNKGEIVQNGNPQDLYKHPATEFVARFIGSYNVLEKDEMVQLFGSAPGSGMMYAIRPEAFLLNERENAIMLEAEIKDVAVLGNIVRYELEANGIQFSADLLQQSGIDWRANQKVELFLPQEDVIQLA
- a CDS encoding ABC transporter permease, which gives rise to MKKKSASFIPMGVVFLYLLLPLAATFLYSVSTKWNKTVLPEGITFQWYTKLFSHAEFSNAVLHSLMLSAGATLISALIMVPAIFVIVVYAPRLEKLLQGIVLLTYAMPGVIMAVGLLKAYAHAGVSMVVITIGAYLVGIMPYMYQGTRNSLRNIHAGTLMEAAELLGASKFTAFLKIIVPNILTGILVSALLSFSILFGEFVLANLLLGGSYETVQIFLYQQLSKSGHFASAIVVCYFLFIAILSSLVVKFTQRKKESL
- a CDS encoding ABC transporter permease, with product MKKRKASLYLSLVPLISFIILFLFVPLISMMYSSLFKNGETNLSFSNYIEIFTNPYYYKSFENSIIISLSSSAIAMILALFTAYAITFFKKKIQDRILVMANLTSNFAGIPLSFAFIVLLGNSGVFTILAKELNIAFLQHFNLYSWTGLILIYVYFQLPLAVMLMFPAFHGIQGQWKESASLLGASPLQFWRRIGMPILLPSIAGTSSILFANAMGAYASAYALTGSTYNLATIRIGALISGDIFAQPELGSALAVLLGLILIFAMMINEWLMRKVRRDVG